In Pochonia chlamydosporia 170 chromosome Unknown PCv3seq00009, whole genome shotgun sequence, a genomic segment contains:
- a CDS encoding C6 transcription factor (similar to Metarhizium robertsii ARSEF 23 XP_007825461.2): MSREGSTSPDVTTETSVGSSPPDTSALTTTATPARQSLSRRGHFKSRLGCYSCKRRRVKCDESRPECSPCRRLGLHCVYPVVDSVTTVALSRNPSIIQLKDLRFLHQFLTAGFPTLPLQGEKVWWECAAMSHKSEALAHAILGLGASHLSQNCNVDYTAQALQHRVAAIKLVNNQFANPPARSEERDALFGAVMCLMAQSALMADSMVDYLTMSRGGNLVVHNISLDLSKSIFYGFTRAGHYELLERQALEEPKTYELADAFRTSAASLEPLCTSPTQIRYQKLLVSCLDGLKVSSYEAWRKFVPLFVMPAALANEEFAVFTRPDNYISHILVIHTFLLDYLLGSYCLRQATAPKCQGRKFVIISWTRNLAERLPPEYKEHIKWPLEFCDILSEQKDSRYLLCP, from the exons ATGAGCCGGGAGGGATCTACATCCCCCGACGTGACGACTGAGACTTCAGTCGGCTCCTCACCGCCCGACACTTCTGCTCTCACCACGACAGCTACGCCTGCCCGCCAGTCGCTGAGTCGTCGCGGACACTTTAAGTCCAGGCTCGGCTGCTACAGCTGCAAGCGGAGGAGAGTTAAATGTGACGAGTCTCGCCCGGAATGCTCTCCATGTCGGCGTCTCGGTCTGCACTGCGTGTATCCTGTGGTGGATTCGGTAACGACTGTAGCCCTAAGCAgaaatccatccatcatACAACTTAAAGATCTCAGATTTCTCCACCAGTTTCTCACAGCCGGGTTCCCTACTTTACCTCTTCAAGGTgaaaaggtctggtgggaaTGTGCCGCAATGTCACACAAG TCTGAAGCACTTGCACATGCCATCCTAGGACTCGGCGCATCTCACCTTTCACAAAATTGCAACGTAGATTACACGGCTCAAGCTCTGCAGCATCGCGTCGCAGCTatcaagctcgtcaacaACCAATTCGCTAACCCGCCCGCGCGGTCTGAGGAAAGAGACGCCTTATTTGGTGCCGTCATGTGTCTCATGGCGCAATCAGCTTTAATGGCCGACAGCATGGTCGACTACTTGACAATGTCTCGCGGGGGCAACCTCGTTGTACATAACATCAGCCTCGACCTCTCAAAGTCAATATTTTATGGCTTCACGCGCGCCGGACACTATGAGCTGCTTGAGAGACAGGCACTTGAGGAGCCTAAAACTTATGAGCTGGCAGATGCATTCAGGACATCAGCGGCAAGTTTAGAGCCTCTTTGTACGTCGCCGACACAAATCCGATACCAGAAGCTGCTCGTCTCTTGTCTTGATGGTCTGAAGGTATCCTCGTATGAAG CATGGAGGAAGTTTGTTCCTCTGTTTGTAATGCCAGCCGCACTTGCTAATGAAGAATTTGCCGTCttcaccaggccagacaacTACATTTCTCATATACTTGTCATACATACATTTCTGCTAGACTACTTACTTGGCTCGTATTGTCTGCGCCAAGCCACGGCGCCCAAGTGCCAAGGTCGAAAGTTTGTCATTATTTCTTGGACCAGAAACCTTGCAGAGCGCCTGCCGCCTGAATACAAGGAGCATATCAAATGGCCACTAGAATTTTGCGATATTCTTTCCGAGCAAAAGGATTCGCGGTACCTACTCTGTCCATGA
- a CDS encoding aldolase-type TIM barrel (similar to Metarhizium robertsii ARSEF 23 XP_007825440.2), whose translation MVKTLPAGLYAPLPVFFTDDDKLDLNAYKEHAKYVAAAGVLPVASASIGEAAHLDRSERIEVIKALRDALDAIGLHKTPIVAGVGATSTRETIQLAKDAASVGADFVLVVAPGYYAGVLKSNTAAMRNFFVDVAAASPVPVIIYNYPGVAAGIDLDSDDATAISKAAPNVCGIMLSCGNVGKLSRITTLVDKSSFTTLAGFIDILLPSVAVGSMGAISPLPNIAPKFSTKLWRATQSLDTAADRQSARELQSLASLAEAAILKKGLPGLKRFLSQEYGYPAAPRLPLPLMGDEISAQLSEDKHIKTILEMEKGLK comes from the exons ATGGTTAAGACGCTTCCGGCAGGGCTGTATGCTCCATTACCTGTCTTTTTCACTGACGATGATAAACTGG ATCTAAACGCATATAAAGAGCACGCCAAAT ATGTCGCCGCGGCTGGAGTTTTGCCCGTCGCCTCAGCAAGCATAGGCGAAGCGGCACACCTG GATCGTTCTGAACGCATTGAAGTCATCAAAGCATTGCGCGATGCTCTAGATGCCATTGGTTTACACAAAACTCCAATAGTCGCGGGTGTCGGCGCCACAAGCACCCGTGAAACTATCCAACTAGCAAAAGACGCGGCTTCTGTAGGGGCAGATTTCGTCCTTGTAGTTGCACCAGGCTACTATGCAGGAGTTTTGAAATCCAACACGGCAGCGATGCGAAATTTCttcgttgatgttgctgctgcatcgcCCGTGCCAGT CATTATTTACAACTACCCCGGTGTAGCGGCTGGAATAGACCTTGACAGCGATGATGCTACAGCCATCTCCAAAGCTGCACCAAATGTGTGCGGTATCATGTTGTC CTGCGGTAATGTCGGCAAGTTATCACGCATTACGACTCTTGTAGACAAATCGTCTTTTACAACCTTGGCGGGATTCATTGACATTCTTCTCCCGTCCGTGGCTGTTGGATCTATGGGGGCTATTAGCCCGTTGCCGAATATTGCACCA AAATTTTCCACGAAGTTATGGCGAGCAACCCAAAGCCTTGACACTGCTGCCGATCGTCAGTCTGCAAGAGAACTCCAGAGTTTAGCCTCGCTTGCAGAGGCGGCTATACTCAAGAAAGGG TTACCCGGTTTGAAGAGGTTTCTGAGCCAGGAGTATGGATATCCGGCTGCGCCTAGGCTGCCTCTGCCACTAATGGGGGATGAGATATCTGCTCAGCTGTCTGAAGACAAGCACATTAAAA